A part of Streptomyces sp. DSM 40750 genomic DNA contains:
- a CDS encoding RNA polymerase sigma factor: MTPQPTADPTPPPDSDPTPDSDSDPGTAIDSDPGTAIETVFRMESPRLIAGVARIVRDVGIAEELAQDALVAALEQWPRDGVPDNPGAWLMATAKRRAIDLVRRRERYARKLAEVGRDLEAAGPYLDQPSDPDDIDDDLLRLVFTACHPVLSAEARIALTLRLLGGLTTPEIARAFLAPEATIAQRIVRAKRTLAAKAVAFEVPDGPDREARLDSVLEVIYLIFNEGYAATAGDDLLRPALCEDALRLARVLAQLMPKEPEVHGLVALLELQASRAATRTGPAGEPVLLKDQDRRRWNRLLIARGFTALGRATATGAPGPYALQAAIAACHVQAYTYEETDWSRIATLYALLATRSPSPVVELNRAVAVSMADGPAPALEIVDRLAAEPALRDYHLLPSVRGDLLRRLGRTEEARAQFVRAAGLARNERERALLLTRAEEGD, translated from the coding sequence CCCCGCCCCCCGACTCCGACCCCACCCCCGATTCCGATTCCGATCCCGGGACGGCCATCGATTCCGATCCCGGGACGGCCATCGAAACCGTCTTCCGGATGGAGTCGCCCCGGCTCATCGCCGGGGTCGCGCGGATCGTGCGGGACGTCGGTATCGCGGAGGAGCTCGCGCAGGACGCGCTGGTCGCGGCGCTGGAGCAGTGGCCCCGGGACGGGGTGCCGGACAATCCGGGCGCCTGGCTGATGGCCACGGCCAAACGCCGGGCGATCGACCTCGTGCGCCGCAGGGAGAGGTACGCGCGGAAGCTGGCGGAGGTGGGCCGGGACCTGGAGGCGGCGGGGCCGTATCTCGACCAGCCGTCCGACCCGGACGACATCGACGACGACCTGCTCCGCCTCGTCTTCACGGCCTGCCACCCCGTGCTCTCCGCCGAGGCCCGAATCGCCCTCACCCTCCGCCTCCTCGGCGGCCTGACCACGCCCGAGATCGCCCGCGCCTTCCTGGCCCCCGAGGCGACCATCGCCCAGCGCATCGTGCGCGCCAAACGGACCCTCGCCGCCAAGGCCGTCGCCTTCGAGGTCCCCGACGGCCCCGACCGCGAGGCCCGCCTGGACTCCGTGCTGGAGGTCATCTACCTGATCTTCAACGAGGGGTACGCGGCCACCGCCGGCGACGACCTGCTGCGCCCCGCCCTGTGCGAGGACGCCCTCCGACTCGCCCGTGTCCTCGCCCAGTTGATGCCCAAGGAACCCGAAGTGCACGGCCTGGTGGCCCTGCTGGAGCTCCAGGCGTCGCGGGCCGCCACCCGCACGGGCCCGGCCGGCGAACCCGTCCTCCTCAAGGACCAGGACCGCCGCCGCTGGAACCGCCTCCTCATCGCCCGCGGCTTCACCGCCCTCGGCCGCGCCACCGCCACGGGCGCCCCGGGCCCGTACGCCCTCCAGGCCGCGATCGCCGCGTGCCACGTCCAGGCGTACACGTACGAGGAGACGGACTGGAGCCGGATCGCCACCCTGTACGCCCTGCTCGCCACCCGCTCCCCGTCGCCCGTGGTGGAGCTGAACCGCGCGGTCGCCGTCTCGATGGCGGACGGCCCGGCCCCCGCCCTGGAGATCGTGGACCGCCTGGCCGCCGAACCCGCCCTCCGCGACTACCACTTGCTGCCGAGTGTGCGGGGGGATCTGCTGCGGCGGTTGGGGCGTACGGAGGAGGCTCGGGCGCAGTTCGTACGGGCGGCGGGGCTGGCGCGGAACGAGCGGGAGCGGGCGCTGTTGCTGACGCGGGCGGAGGAGGGGGACTGA
- a CDS encoding class I SAM-dependent methyltransferase, producing the protein MNDLDPAVFLAPLLTPEGRALLDEVRGTEPARELAVATRLRRDHPAALVSAAMAQALLRQRAAAKFGAADAERMFFTPNGVEQSTRASVATYRAERMRALGVTSVADLCCGIGGDALALARAGIRVLAVDRDPLTAAVARANADALGLADLIEVREADVTEVDVSPYDAVFVDPARRGGRGRIFDPEAYSPPLSWAVATALKSPCAALKIAPGIPHEAIPGAAEAEWISDGGDVKEAVLWFGTGTEGAVRATLLPGPRLLLGRGLADPEVRSVGRYLYEPDGAVIRAHLVAEVAEDLGGGLIDPTIAYITADEHHVTPYATAYEITDRLPFSVKKLKALLREREVGVLTVKKRGSAVEPEELRKKVKPQGRNSATVFLTRVAGAPTMLIGRPA; encoded by the coding sequence GTGAACGACCTCGACCCCGCCGTCTTCCTCGCTCCCCTCCTCACCCCCGAGGGCCGCGCCCTCCTCGACGAGGTGCGCGGCACCGAACCGGCGCGGGAGTTGGCCGTGGCGACCCGGCTGCGCCGCGACCACCCGGCGGCACTCGTGTCGGCGGCGATGGCACAGGCGCTGCTGCGGCAGCGGGCGGCGGCGAAGTTCGGGGCGGCGGACGCGGAGCGGATGTTCTTCACGCCGAACGGGGTCGAACAGTCGACCCGGGCGAGCGTGGCGACGTACCGGGCGGAGCGGATGCGTGCGCTGGGCGTGACCTCGGTCGCCGACCTGTGCTGCGGCATCGGCGGGGACGCGCTCGCGCTCGCCCGGGCGGGCATCCGGGTCCTGGCCGTCGACCGCGACCCCCTGACGGCGGCGGTGGCCCGCGCCAACGCCGACGCGCTCGGCCTCGCCGACCTGATCGAGGTGCGGGAGGCGGACGTCACGGAGGTGGACGTCTCCCCGTACGACGCGGTCTTCGTGGACCCGGCGAGGCGCGGCGGCCGAGGCCGGATCTTCGACCCCGAGGCCTACTCGCCCCCGCTCTCCTGGGCCGTCGCCACCGCCCTCAAGTCCCCGTGCGCCGCGCTGAAGATCGCCCCCGGCATCCCCCACGAGGCGATCCCCGGCGCGGCCGAGGCGGAGTGGATCTCGGACGGCGGCGACGTCAAGGAGGCGGTGCTGTGGTTCGGCACGGGGACGGAGGGCGCCGTGCGAGCGACCCTGTTGCCCGGGCCCCGGCTCCTGCTCGGCCGCGGCCTGGCCGATCCCGAAGTCCGGTCCGTGGGGCGGTACTTGTACGAGCCGGACGGCGCCGTCATCCGCGCCCACCTGGTCGCCGAGGTCGCCGAGGACCTGGGGGGCGGCCTGATCGACCCCACGATCGCCTACATCACCGCCGACGAACACCACGTCACCCCGTACGCCACCGCCTACGAGATCACCGACCGACTCCCCTTCAGCGTAAAGAAGTTGAAGGCGCTGCTGAGGGAGCGCGAGGTAGGCGTCCTGACCGTGAAGAAACGGGGTTCGGCCGTCGAGCCGGAGGAGCTGCGGAAGAAGGTCAAGCCGCAGGGGCGCAACTCGGCGACGGTCTTCCTGACCCGGGTGGCGGGAGCGCCGACGATGCTGATCGGGCGACCGGCCTAG
- a CDS encoding polysaccharide deacetylase family protein, translating to MRFVRQNDVNSAKRAVPWRGSGGIRGGVAVLAAAVIVSGCAGGGADEAAERDTSEQRGTGRPVHGQPRRPLGAPAARALDAYAAQLRRAHAARAAAAKRWGLAEAPLIPPAPPAKKPALRTREGFEVDGHVEDGLPPVFTTVPTRHKVVFLTIDDGAEKDPAFLRMMSELKIPYTAFLSDYLVKEDYGYFERMRDHGVVLDNHTLNHRYLPALSYAAQKREICGMQDVIEKRYGKRPALFRPPYGSYDQDTLRAAKFCGVKAVPLWNEEVFVDRWEHRESDRELRPGDIVLSHFRGPGEWKGTMPDMIRRFLNRVTAEGYAVARLEDYL from the coding sequence ATGCGATTCGTACGACAAAATGATGTAAACAGTGCGAAGCGGGCGGTTCCGTGGAGGGGGAGCGGCGGTATCCGGGGTGGCGTCGCCGTACTCGCCGCCGCGGTCATCGTGTCCGGGTGCGCCGGGGGCGGGGCCGATGAGGCGGCGGAGAGGGACACCTCCGAGCAGCGGGGGACCGGGCGGCCCGTCCACGGTCAGCCGCGGCGGCCGCTCGGCGCGCCCGCCGCCCGTGCCCTCGACGCGTACGCCGCGCAGCTGCGCCGGGCGCACGCCGCGCGGGCCGCCGCCGCGAAGCGCTGGGGGCTGGCCGAGGCGCCGCTGATCCCGCCCGCGCCCCCGGCGAAGAAGCCGGCGCTCAGGACCCGTGAGGGATTCGAGGTCGACGGCCATGTGGAGGACGGCCTGCCGCCGGTCTTCACCACCGTCCCCACCCGCCACAAGGTCGTCTTCCTCACCATCGACGACGGCGCCGAGAAGGACCCCGCGTTCCTGCGCATGATGAGCGAGCTGAAGATCCCGTACACCGCCTTCCTCAGCGACTACCTGGTCAAGGAGGACTACGGCTACTTCGAGCGGATGCGGGACCATGGCGTCGTACTCGACAACCACACCCTCAACCACCGCTACCTGCCCGCCCTCTCGTACGCCGCCCAGAAGCGCGAGATCTGCGGCATGCAGGACGTGATCGAGAAGCGGTACGGCAAGCGGCCCGCGCTCTTCCGGCCGCCGTACGGCAGCTACGACCAGGACACCCTCCGCGCCGCCAAGTTCTGCGGCGTCAAGGCCGTTCCGCTCTGGAACGAGGAGGTCTTCGTCGACCGATGGGAGCACCGCGAGTCGGACCGCGAGCTCCGCCCCGGCGACATCGTCCTCAGCCACTTCCGGGGCCCGGGCGAGTGGAAGGGCACCATGCCCGACATGATCCGCCGCTTCCTGAACCGGGTGACCGCCGAGGGGTACGCGGTGGCACGGCTGGAGGACTACCTGTGA
- a CDS encoding polysaccharide deacetylase family protein: MRGPGGRGARGGRGPALTALAALLLAGCATDHADPAEVPAHGPTAEGRLPAHGLTPSPPPSPPTATSAPPGPRPSGTEPAARRPGAGAHGPGPGGGAHGPSPATGAPGPGAPDLKPRADAPGPGTDAPAASPHPHPPPYRRWGLSEPLDPAPSTPDRPPRPRAAGPGLPPVVDRVPTRDKVVFLTYDDGVEKDPRFVDMVRELRLPVSMFLTDSVVGPGYGHFARLRAVGATVQNHTLDHTALRGLPYAGQRAEICGQQHKLKQRFGIRPTLFRPPYGVYDTTTLRAAADCGISAVVLWRASMRITDLRHAVGDHLRPGDIVVAPSRGPAQLNGTTLTRMTTRLLRRIQEQGLTVGRLEDYL; the protein is encoded by the coding sequence GTGAGGGGCCCCGGCGGCCGTGGGGCGCGCGGAGGACGTGGGCCCGCCCTCACAGCCCTCGCCGCCCTGCTCCTCGCCGGGTGCGCCACCGATCACGCCGACCCCGCCGAGGTGCCGGCGCACGGGCCGACGGCGGAGGGACGACTGCCGGCGCACGGGCTGACGCCGTCACCGCCACCGTCACCGCCGACAGCGACATCCGCGCCGCCGGGCCCGCGGCCGAGCGGGACGGAGCCGGCCGCCCGCAGGCCCGGCGCGGGCGCTCACGGCCCCGGCCCTGGCGGGGGCGCTCACGGCCCCAGCCCCGCTACAGGCGCTCCCGGCCCCGGCGCCCCCGACCTCAAACCCCGCGCAGACGCCCCCGGCCCCGGCACGGACGCCCCCGCCGCCTCCCCCCATCCCCACCCACCCCCTTACCGCCGCTGGGGCCTCTCCGAGCCGCTCGACCCCGCGCCCAGCACCCCCGACCGGCCGCCCCGGCCCCGCGCGGCCGGGCCCGGGCTGCCGCCGGTCGTCGATCGGGTTCCGACCCGGGACAAGGTCGTCTTCCTGACGTACGACGACGGGGTCGAGAAGGATCCGCGGTTCGTCGACATGGTCCGTGAGCTGCGGCTTCCGGTGAGCATGTTCCTGACGGACAGTGTCGTGGGGCCGGGCTACGGCCACTTCGCCCGGCTGCGCGCGGTCGGCGCGACCGTGCAGAACCACACCCTCGACCACACCGCCCTGCGCGGCCTGCCGTACGCCGGGCAGCGCGCCGAGATCTGCGGCCAGCAGCACAAGCTCAAGCAGCGCTTCGGCATCCGGCCGACCCTCTTCCGCCCGCCCTACGGCGTCTACGACACCACCACGCTCCGCGCCGCCGCCGACTGCGGCATCTCGGCGGTCGTCCTGTGGCGCGCGTCCATGCGGATCACCGACCTCCGCCACGCCGTCGGCGACCATCTCCGCCCCGGCGACATCGTCGTGGCCCCATCCCGGGGCCCGGCTCAGCTGAATGGCACGACCCTCACCCGGATGACGACGAGACTGCTGCGCCGGATCCAGGAACAGGGGCTGACGGTGGGCCGCCTGGAGGACTACCTCTGA
- the groES gene encoding co-chaperone GroES: MTTTSSKVAIKPLEDRIVVQPLDAEQTTASGLVIPDTAKEKPQEGVVLAVGPGRFENGERLPLDVKTGDIVLYSKYGGTEVKYNGEEYLVLSARDVLAIIEK; encoded by the coding sequence GTGACGACCACCAGCTCCAAGGTTGCCATCAAGCCGCTTGAGGACCGCATTGTGGTCCAGCCGCTCGACGCCGAGCAGACCACGGCCTCTGGCCTGGTCATCCCGGACACCGCCAAGGAGAAGCCCCAGGAGGGCGTCGTCCTGGCCGTGGGCCCGGGCCGCTTCGAGAACGGCGAGCGTCTTCCGCTCGACGTGAAGACCGGCGACATCGTGCTGTACAGCAAGTACGGCGGCACCGAGGTGAAGTACAACGGCGAGGAGTACCTCGTCCTCTCGGCTCGCGACGTGCTCGCGATCATCGAGAAGTAA
- the groL gene encoding chaperonin GroEL (60 kDa chaperone family; promotes refolding of misfolded polypeptides especially under stressful conditions; forms two stacked rings of heptamers to form a barrel-shaped 14mer; ends can be capped by GroES; misfolded proteins enter the barrel where they are refolded when GroES binds) — protein sequence MAKILKFDEDARRALERGVNKLADTVKVTIGPKGRNVVIDKKFGAPTITNDGVTIAREVEVDDPYENLGVQLVKEVATKTNDVAGDGTTTATVLAQALVREGLRNVAAGASPAALKKGIDAAVKAVSEELLATARPIDEKSDIAAVAGLSAQDTQVGELIAEAMDKVGKDGVITVEESNTFGLELDFTEGMAFDKGYLSPYFVTDQERMEAVLDDPYILIHQGKIGSIADLLPLLEKVIQSNASKPLLIIAEDVEGEALSTLVVNKIRGTFNAVAVKAPGFGDRRKAMLQDMATLTGAEVISEEVGLKLDQVGLDVLGSARRVTVTKDDTTIVDGAGDPGALTGRVAQIKAEIENTDSDWDREKLQERLAKLAGGVCVIKVGAATEVELKEKKHRLEDAISATRAAVEEGIVSGGGSALVHAVKVLEGNLGKTGDEATGVAVVRKAAVEPLRWIAENAGLEGYVITSKVAELDKGQGFNAATGEYGDLVKQGVIDPVKVTRSALENAASIASLLLTTETLVVEKKEEEPADAGHGHGHGHSH from the coding sequence ATGGCGAAGATCCTGAAGTTCGACGAGGACGCCCGTCGCGCCCTTGAGCGCGGCGTCAACAAGCTTGCCGACACGGTGAAGGTGACGATCGGCCCCAAGGGCCGCAACGTCGTCATCGACAAGAAGTTCGGCGCCCCCACCATCACCAACGACGGTGTGACCATCGCCCGCGAGGTCGAGGTCGACGACCCGTACGAGAACCTCGGTGTCCAGCTGGTGAAGGAGGTGGCGACCAAGACCAACGACGTAGCGGGTGACGGTACGACCACCGCCACCGTGCTGGCCCAGGCGCTGGTGCGCGAGGGCCTGCGGAACGTCGCCGCCGGTGCCTCCCCGGCCGCCCTGAAGAAGGGCATCGACGCCGCGGTCAAGGCCGTGTCCGAGGAGCTCCTCGCGACCGCCCGCCCGATCGACGAGAAGTCCGACATCGCCGCCGTCGCCGGTCTGTCCGCCCAGGACACGCAGGTCGGCGAGCTCATCGCCGAGGCGATGGACAAGGTCGGCAAGGACGGTGTCATCACCGTCGAGGAGTCCAACACCTTCGGTCTGGAGCTGGACTTCACCGAGGGCATGGCCTTCGACAAGGGCTACCTCTCGCCGTACTTCGTCACGGACCAGGAGCGTATGGAGGCCGTCCTCGACGACCCGTACATCCTCATCCACCAGGGCAAGATCGGCTCCATCGCCGACCTGCTGCCGCTGCTGGAGAAGGTCATCCAGTCCAACGCCTCGAAGCCGCTGCTGATCATCGCCGAGGACGTCGAGGGCGAGGCCCTGTCGACCCTGGTCGTCAACAAGATCCGCGGCACCTTCAACGCGGTCGCCGTCAAGGCCCCCGGCTTCGGCGACCGTCGCAAGGCGATGCTGCAGGACATGGCGACGCTCACCGGCGCCGAGGTCATCTCCGAGGAGGTCGGCCTCAAGCTCGACCAGGTCGGCCTCGACGTGCTGGGCTCCGCCCGCCGCGTCACCGTCACCAAGGACGACACCACGATCGTCGACGGCGCCGGCGACCCCGGGGCCCTCACGGGCCGCGTCGCCCAGATCAAGGCCGAGATCGAGAACACGGACTCCGACTGGGACCGCGAGAAGCTCCAGGAGCGCCTCGCGAAGCTGGCCGGCGGCGTGTGCGTGATCAAGGTCGGCGCCGCCACCGAGGTGGAGCTGAAGGAGAAGAAGCACCGTCTGGAGGACGCCATCTCCGCGACCCGCGCCGCGGTCGAGGAGGGCATCGTCTCCGGTGGTGGCTCCGCGCTCGTCCACGCCGTCAAGGTCCTCGAGGGCAACCTCGGCAAGACCGGCGACGAGGCCACGGGTGTCGCGGTCGTCCGCAAGGCCGCCGTCGAGCCGCTGCGCTGGATCGCGGAGAACGCCGGCCTGGAGGGCTACGTCATCACCTCCAAGGTCGCCGAGCTCGACAAGGGCCAGGGCTTCAACGCCGCGACCGGCGAGTACGGCGACCTGGTGAAGCAGGGCGTCATCGACCCGGTCAAGGTCACCCGCTCCGCCCTGGAGAACGCCGCCTCCATCGCCTCCCTCCTCCTCACGACCGAGACCCTGGTCGTCGAGAAGAAGGAAGAGGAGCCGGCCGACGCGGGCCACGGCCACGGTCACGGCCACTCCCACTGA
- a CDS encoding ester cyclase, with product MTFMQLIDCRTNRFDEMNRLMDTWVEQTKGKRTATHNVIGKDRSDGSHFVEIVEFPSYEEAMRNSNLPETDRIFQEMVALCDETPTFTDLDVVRDEQLYADTVRRFFEALATKGELPPLNDLLVEDFHDHDPANPQDAIGMDAVRREAEMWRAGFDFSFTVEDQFAQGDRVCTRWTWNATHKGDFLGIAATGKKVSMSGTTIHRCTADGKLAEGWWQFDRLGLMGQLGALEGLEQ from the coding sequence ATGACATTTATGCAGCTCATCGACTGTAGAACCAACCGGTTCGACGAGATGAACCGGCTGATGGACACATGGGTCGAGCAGACCAAGGGGAAGCGGACGGCGACGCACAACGTGATCGGGAAGGACCGGTCGGACGGGTCGCACTTCGTGGAGATCGTGGAGTTCCCGTCGTACGAGGAGGCGATGCGGAACTCGAATCTGCCGGAGACCGACCGGATCTTCCAGGAGATGGTGGCTCTGTGCGACGAGACGCCCACGTTCACGGATCTGGACGTGGTGCGGGACGAGCAGCTGTACGCGGACACGGTGCGGAGGTTCTTCGAGGCGCTGGCCACGAAGGGGGAGCTGCCGCCGCTCAACGATCTGCTGGTGGAGGACTTCCACGACCACGATCCCGCCAACCCGCAGGACGCCATCGGCATGGACGCGGTCAGGCGCGAGGCCGAGATGTGGCGGGCCGGCTTCGACTTCTCGTTCACCGTCGAGGACCAGTTCGCCCAGGGCGACCGGGTGTGCACCCGGTGGACCTGGAACGCCACGCACAAGGGCGACTTCCTCGGCATCGCGGCCACCGGGAAGAAGGTCTCCATGTCCGGGACGACCATCCACCGGTGCACGGCCGACGGGAAACTCGCCGAGGGATGGTGGCAGTTCGACCGGCTCGGGCTGATGGGGCAGCTGGGGGCGCTCGAGGGGCTGGAGCAGTAG
- a CDS encoding SDR family NAD(P)-dependent oxidoreductase has translation MTTALITGSTAGIGAAFARRLAADGHNLVLVARDTKRLREQATELHDRHGIEAEVLSADLATDDGIESVARRLSDRKSPVDLLINNAGFGNKGRYLEVSMADELKMLKVHCEAVLRLTSAATEAMRERGRGGVVNVASVAAFVPRGTYGASKAWVVQFSQGAARDLAGSGVRLMALCPGFVRTEFHDRAGMGTDNIPSWMWLDADKLVTAALADLSRGKTVSIPDPRYKALMGVVKVVPRGLLGGISSKTGRKYGPQ, from the coding sequence ATGACTACCGCTCTGATTACGGGATCGACCGCGGGCATCGGCGCCGCCTTCGCACGGCGGCTGGCGGCGGACGGGCACAACCTGGTGCTGGTGGCGCGTGACACCAAGCGGCTGCGGGAGCAGGCCACGGAGTTGCACGACCGGCACGGCATCGAGGCGGAGGTGCTGTCGGCGGACCTGGCGACGGACGACGGCATCGAGTCGGTGGCGAGGCGGCTGTCCGACCGCAAGAGCCCGGTCGACCTGCTGATCAACAACGCCGGCTTCGGCAACAAGGGCCGCTACCTCGAGGTCTCCATGGCCGACGAGCTGAAGATGCTCAAGGTGCACTGCGAGGCGGTCCTGCGGCTGACCTCGGCGGCCACCGAGGCCATGCGCGAGCGCGGCCGCGGCGGTGTCGTCAACGTCGCGTCGGTCGCCGCCTTCGTCCCGCGGGGCACGTACGGGGCGTCCAAGGCCTGGGTCGTCCAGTTCAGTCAGGGTGCCGCCCGCGACCTGGCCGGCAGCGGCGTACGGCTGATGGCCCTGTGCCCCGGCTTCGTCCGCACCGAGTTCCACGACCGGGCGGGCATGGGCACCGACAACATCCCGTCCTGGATGTGGCTCGACGCCGACAAGCTGGTCACCGCGGCCCTCGCCGACCTCTCCCGCGGCAAGACCGTCTCCATCCCCGACCCCCGCTACAAGGCCCTGATGGGCGTGGTGAAGGTGGTACCGCGGGGACTGCTGGGCGGGATCAGCTCGAAGACGGGGCGGAAGTACGGGCCGCAGTAG
- a CDS encoding MOSC domain-containing protein has product MKLLSLNLGRPEAVDVAEESKSVTGIDKRPVAGPVRVFAPGPKGIGASGVAGDAVCNTEHHGGDDQAVYAFAREDLDAWERELGRALPSGSFGENLTTEGLDVSGALIGERWRIGSEVILEITAGRIPCLNFQRHMGERGWVRRFTRQGEPGAYLRVIQPGEIRAGDPIEIVHRPEHDITVALTFRATMTEHELLPRLLAAGEALHPELLETARKYVEKKEKAEKTRRSGESEAAADGSPEAPGS; this is encoded by the coding sequence ATGAAGCTTCTGTCACTGAATCTGGGGCGCCCCGAGGCCGTCGACGTCGCGGAGGAGTCGAAGAGCGTCACGGGCATCGACAAGCGACCGGTGGCCGGGCCGGTGCGGGTGTTCGCGCCCGGGCCCAAGGGGATCGGCGCCAGTGGGGTGGCCGGGGACGCCGTGTGCAACACGGAGCACCACGGCGGCGACGACCAGGCGGTCTACGCGTTCGCCCGCGAGGACCTGGACGCTTGGGAACGCGAACTGGGCCGCGCCCTGCCCAGCGGGTCCTTCGGCGAGAACCTCACCACCGAGGGCCTCGACGTCTCCGGCGCCCTCATCGGCGAACGCTGGCGGATCGGCTCCGAGGTGATCCTGGAGATCACCGCCGGCCGTATCCCCTGTCTCAACTTCCAGCGGCACATGGGTGAGCGGGGCTGGGTCAGGCGCTTCACGCGCCAGGGCGAGCCCGGAGCGTACCTGCGGGTGATCCAGCCCGGCGAGATCCGCGCGGGCGACCCCATCGAGATCGTCCACCGCCCCGAGCACGACATCACCGTCGCCCTCACCTTCCGCGCCACGATGACCGAACACGAGCTGCTGCCACGCCTGCTGGCCGCCGGAGAGGCGCTGCATCCGGAGCTGCTGGAGACGGCGCGGAAGTATGTGGAGAAGAAGGAGAAGGCGGAGAAGACGCGGCGGTCCGGGGAGAGCGAAGCAGCCGCGGACGGTTCACCGGAGGCGCCGGGCTCCTGA
- a CDS encoding LysR family transcriptional regulator: MIEARHLRVLRAVAATGSFSAAGRELGCTQPAVSQQIKALESSVGTPLLVRGGREMRLTQAGEALVRHAAGILAGLTAAEEEVAAIAGLRAGRVRLVSFPSGSSTLVPTALAALRAAHPGTRVSLEEAEPPRSVEMLREGDCDIALAFRYEGAAGAEEWDDLVVRPLLKDRLVGLVPQRHRLAHARSIGIGELAGEAWIAGCPRCRGQLVRVCESAGFTPRIDFATDDYPAVVGLVGAGLGVAVLPELAIESVRAKGVRMVTVEPVVRREIVALTLPDLALVPTVAATLDRLAGAAAR; encoded by the coding sequence GTGATCGAGGCCCGCCATCTCCGTGTCCTGCGCGCCGTCGCCGCCACCGGTTCCTTCTCGGCGGCGGGGCGCGAACTCGGCTGCACCCAGCCTGCCGTCAGTCAGCAGATCAAGGCACTCGAATCCTCCGTCGGCACCCCGCTGCTGGTCCGCGGCGGCCGTGAGATGCGGCTGACCCAGGCGGGTGAGGCGCTGGTGCGGCACGCGGCCGGGATCCTCGCCGGGCTCACCGCGGCGGAGGAGGAGGTCGCCGCCATCGCCGGTCTGCGGGCCGGACGGGTCCGGCTGGTCTCGTTCCCCAGCGGCAGCTCCACCCTGGTCCCCACCGCCCTGGCCGCCCTGCGCGCCGCGCACCCAGGCACCCGGGTCTCGCTGGAAGAGGCCGAACCGCCGCGCTCGGTCGAGATGCTCCGCGAGGGCGACTGCGACATCGCGCTCGCCTTCCGCTACGAGGGCGCGGCGGGCGCGGAGGAGTGGGACGACCTGGTCGTACGCCCCCTGCTCAAGGACCGGCTCGTCGGACTCGTGCCCCAGCGGCACCGACTGGCCCATGCGCGGTCCATCGGTATCGGAGAACTCGCGGGGGAAGCCTGGATCGCCGGCTGCCCGCGCTGCCGGGGGCAGCTGGTGCGGGTCTGTGAGAGCGCGGGCTTCACGCCGCGCATCGACTTCGCGACCGACGACTATCCGGCGGTGGTCGGTCTGGTGGGCGCGGGCCTCGGGGTCGCCGTCCTGCCGGAGCTGGCCATCGAGTCCGTACGCGCGAAGGGAGTGCGGATGGTCACCGTCGAGCCGGTGGTGCGCCGGGAGATCGTGGCGCTCACTCTGCCGGACCTGGCTCTGGTGCCCACGGTCGCGGCGACGCTGGACCGGCTGGCCGGAGCGGCCGCGCGGTAG
- a CDS encoding WhiB family transcriptional regulator yields MADFSRLPGPNADLWDWQLLAACRGVDSSLFFHPEGERGAARSARENSAKEVCMRCPVRAQCAAHALAVREPYGVWGGLTEDEREELMGRARHRLVSASTSGGDAGSNT; encoded by the coding sequence ATGGCAGATTTCTCCCGCCTTCCCGGACCGAACGCTGACCTGTGGGACTGGCAGCTCCTCGCGGCCTGCCGCGGGGTCGACAGCTCACTCTTCTTCCACCCCGAGGGAGAACGCGGTGCGGCACGGAGCGCTCGTGAGAACTCGGCCAAAGAGGTCTGCATGAGGTGCCCGGTACGCGCCCAGTGCGCGGCCCACGCCCTCGCGGTGCGCGAGCCGTACGGCGTGTGGGGCGGGCTGACCGAGGACGAGCGCGAGGAGCTCATGGGCAGGGCTCGGCACCGGCTGGTGTCGGCATCCACATCCGGGGGCGACGCAGGTTCGAACACCTGA